From one Caldithrix abyssi DSM 13497 genomic stretch:
- a CDS encoding IS4 family transposase, with product MQIYGKIFSEPILKRINAIIARQPQISRRKLSREVCELMDWKSPNGKFQEMSCRKALLELDRRGLIKLPERKKSYAFEKKKKRKLDVPIASIEGHLSVLGEIVIEPIKSRYSKDSRAWFQLIENFHYLKSAKLCGAQIRYIVKSEKYGYIGALGFSSATYKLRARDAYIGWSEKARRENIQYVISNDRFLIVPTVKVKNLASFLLSKALQRIGTDWESRYGYRPVLVESYVDSSVFKGIGYLASNWLYVGNTSGRRDGIAKKVFLYPLQRNWRKILCQESADGLGQGRLIKDSSNWAEREFGSIRLYDNRLKQRLYAIADDFYNKPQANIPEACGGKARTMGAYRFFQNEKVTMDIILDAHTEATIDRIKEHKVVLAPQDTTILDYSTHPMTKDLGPTSHIDHQSIGLILHDTLAFSEDGTPLGVLDAQVWARDPKDRGKTRRRKELPIEQKESMKWLRSYRRVNEIAKLCPETLIVSVGDREADIYELFHEAQRKDSKAGLLVRVGKRRNRKVAGIDLWDYMSSQEERGQFQIHVPRRGNIRAREAKMSLRYSSIDLEPPKRFSSSKPIKVWAVYIREVDPPADIKSPIEWMLLTTVSVENFTDAYQRVQWYTRRWGIEIYHRTLKSGCRIKDRQLGSADRLETALAVDMVVAWRIYHMTMLGREIPDSPASVFFKEEEWKALYCYVHKTPIAPEEPMSLREAIRMVGQIGGHLGRKSDGEPGTVTLWRGIQRLDTATEMYIIFTSSRDGP from the coding sequence ATGCAAATATATGGGAAAATTTTTAGCGAACCAATATTAAAACGTATTAATGCGATCATTGCCCGGCAGCCGCAGATATCTCGTAGGAAATTATCACGAGAGGTATGCGAACTGATGGACTGGAAATCTCCCAATGGGAAATTCCAGGAGATGAGCTGCCGTAAAGCCTTATTAGAGCTGGATCGGCGCGGTTTAATCAAATTACCAGAACGAAAAAAAAGCTATGCTTTTGAAAAAAAGAAAAAGCGTAAGCTTGATGTTCCAATCGCCTCCATTGAAGGCCATTTATCGGTTTTAGGCGAAATTGTAATCGAGCCGATCAAAAGCCGCTACAGCAAGGATTCGCGCGCATGGTTTCAGTTAATAGAGAATTTCCATTACCTTAAAAGCGCAAAACTTTGTGGCGCTCAGATTCGCTATATTGTAAAAAGCGAGAAGTATGGCTATATTGGCGCTTTAGGCTTTAGTTCAGCGACTTATAAATTACGAGCCAGGGATGCCTATATTGGCTGGAGCGAAAAGGCGCGAAGGGAGAATATCCAGTATGTGATCAGTAATGATCGTTTTTTGATCGTACCTACGGTTAAGGTCAAGAATCTGGCTTCATTTCTGTTGAGTAAAGCCTTGCAGCGTATTGGAACCGATTGGGAGAGTCGTTATGGTTATCGCCCGGTTTTGGTGGAAAGTTATGTGGATTCTAGTGTTTTCAAAGGCATCGGTTACCTGGCTTCCAACTGGCTTTATGTAGGAAATACCAGCGGTCGTCGTGACGGTATCGCCAAAAAGGTATTTCTTTATCCATTGCAAAGGAACTGGCGAAAGATTTTGTGTCAGGAGAGTGCGGACGGTTTAGGCCAAGGACGATTAATCAAAGACTCATCGAATTGGGCGGAGCGGGAATTTGGCAGCATTCGCTTATATGACAATCGTCTCAAACAGCGTTTGTACGCCATAGCGGATGACTTTTACAACAAGCCGCAGGCCAACATTCCGGAGGCCTGTGGTGGTAAGGCGCGCACGATGGGCGCCTATCGATTTTTTCAAAACGAGAAGGTAACCATGGATATTATTTTAGATGCACATACCGAGGCGACGATAGATCGCATAAAAGAACACAAGGTGGTTTTAGCGCCTCAGGACACGACCATTTTAGACTACAGCACGCATCCCATGACCAAAGACTTGGGGCCGACAAGCCATATAGATCACCAGAGCATTGGCTTGATTTTACATGATACATTGGCCTTTAGTGAGGATGGCACGCCGTTAGGCGTATTGGATGCCCAGGTATGGGCTCGTGATCCGAAGGATCGAGGCAAGACGCGTCGTCGGAAGGAATTACCCATTGAGCAAAAAGAGAGTATGAAATGGTTACGTAGTTATCGCCGGGTCAACGAGATCGCTAAGTTATGTCCGGAGACGCTTATCGTAAGCGTGGGCGATCGAGAGGCGGATATCTACGAATTATTTCATGAGGCTCAAAGGAAAGATAGCAAGGCAGGACTTTTGGTACGCGTGGGCAAGCGCCGCAATCGCAAAGTGGCCGGAATTGATCTGTGGGATTACATGTCCAGTCAAGAAGAGCGCGGTCAATTTCAAATTCATGTTCCTCGTAGGGGCAATATCAGGGCTCGTGAGGCCAAGATGTCCTTGCGTTATTCGTCGATAGACTTAGAACCGCCGAAACGATTTTCGTCCTCTAAGCCCATTAAGGTGTGGGCTGTTTATATCCGAGAGGTCGATCCGCCAGCTGATATTAAGAGTCCAATAGAGTGGATGTTATTGACCACGGTGTCGGTAGAGAATTTTACTGATGCCTATCAACGAGTGCAGTGGTACACTCGTCGTTGGGGTATCGAGATATATCATCGAACGCTCAAGAGCGGCTGCCGCATAAAAGATCGTCAATTAGGCAGTGCGGATCGTTTAGAGACGGCCTTAGCCGTGGATATGGTTGTAGCCTGGCGCATTTATCATATGACCATGTTAGGTCGTGAAATACCGGATTCGCCGGCGAGCGTATTTTTCAAAGAAGAGGAATGGAAAGCGTTGTATTGCTATGTGCATAAGACGCCCATAGCGCCGGAGGAGCCGATGAGTTTACGAGAAGCCATCCGTATGGTAGGTCAGATCGGAGGCCATTTAGGCAGAAAGAGTGATGGCGAGCCTGGCACAGTAACGCTCTGGCGAGGAATACAGCGATTGGATACGGCAACCGAGATGTATATTATTTTTACTTCAAGCCGAGACGGCCCATAA
- a CDS encoding TrkH family potassium uptake protein — protein MIHYRSIFHVLSALLLFMIVVLIIPLLISFNFAEPDEIAFLQTMGVLLIVALPLFLLTRGEVTLDIKDGFLIVTLGWTLYALFGALPFYFSGFIPSYTDAFFETMSGFTTTGASILTDIEALPEGLLFWRSLTHWLGGMGIILLSLAILPLLGIGGMQLFKAEVPGPTPDRLTPRIKHTAELLWVVYVAISVIEAVALKLAGMNWFDAWCHTFGTMATGGFSTKNASVGAFNSGLIDYIIIVFMIIAGTNFSLHYRAFKGKFFSYFKDPETLTFMAIILAATVFIAIDILSILGYEQFSFRHVLFQVVSIITTTGYGTSDYEQWPILSKVVLIILMYFGGCAGSTGGGMKIIRSIILFKFAINQVKQLLHPNAVFVVRVGKRSVPQEIVTNIAGFTLLYILLSIIGVLFMSGLGLNWETCIGSVAATINNIGPGFGSVGPTENYAHLPLIGKWFLSFLMLAGRLEIYTVLVLFVPIFWKR, from the coding sequence ATGATTCATTATCGCAGTATTTTCCATGTTCTGAGCGCGCTGCTCCTCTTTATGATCGTTGTGCTGATCATTCCCCTGTTGATCTCGTTCAATTTTGCCGAGCCCGACGAAATAGCGTTTTTGCAAACCATGGGCGTGCTTTTGATAGTGGCCTTGCCCCTCTTTTTGCTGACGCGCGGCGAGGTTACACTGGATATTAAAGACGGCTTTTTGATCGTTACCCTGGGCTGGACGCTTTACGCCCTGTTTGGCGCCCTGCCCTTCTATTTTAGCGGCTTCATTCCATCCTATACCGACGCCTTTTTTGAAACCATGTCCGGCTTTACCACCACCGGCGCCTCCATTTTAACCGATATCGAAGCCCTGCCTGAAGGCTTGCTTTTCTGGCGCTCATTAACGCACTGGCTGGGGGGAATGGGCATTATTCTCCTTTCGCTGGCAATATTACCTTTACTGGGCATTGGCGGCATGCAGCTTTTTAAAGCCGAGGTTCCCGGCCCCACGCCAGATCGTTTAACGCCGCGCATTAAGCACACCGCCGAGCTTTTGTGGGTGGTTTATGTGGCTATCAGCGTTATTGAGGCTGTTGCCTTGAAACTGGCCGGCATGAACTGGTTCGACGCCTGGTGTCACACCTTTGGCACCATGGCCACGGGAGGATTTTCCACAAAGAATGCCAGCGTTGGCGCCTTTAACAGCGGCTTGATCGACTACATCATCATTGTGTTCATGATTATTGCCGGAACTAATTTTTCTTTACATTACCGGGCATTTAAAGGAAAGTTTTTCAGCTATTTTAAAGATCCGGAAACACTCACATTTATGGCCATTATTCTGGCGGCCACCGTCTTTATCGCCATTGATATTCTTTCCATATTGGGCTATGAACAATTTTCTTTTCGCCATGTGCTGTTTCAGGTGGTTTCGATCATTACCACAACTGGTTACGGTACATCAGATTACGAGCAATGGCCAATTTTGTCAAAAGTTGTTTTGATCATTTTAATGTATTTTGGCGGATGCGCCGGCTCGACCGGCGGCGGCATGAAAATCATTCGCTCCATCATTTTATTCAAGTTTGCCATCAATCAGGTCAAACAATTGCTGCATCCCAATGCCGTTTTTGTGGTTCGCGTGGGCAAGCGTAGCGTGCCGCAAGAAATCGTAACCAACATCGCCGGTTTTACTCTGCTCTACATTCTGCTTTCGATTATTGGCGTTTTGTTCATGAGCGGGCTGGGATTAAACTGGGAAACCTGTATTGGGAGTGTGGCGGCAACCATCAATAATATCGGTCCGGGATTCGGCTCGGTGGGCCCCACGGAAAATTACGCCCATCTGCCGTTGATCGGTAAATGGTTTCTTTCCTTTTTAATGCTTGCCGGGCGGCTGGAAATTTACACGGTGCTTGTTTTGTTTGTGCCCATTTTCTGGAAGCGTTAA
- the trkA gene encoding Trk system potassium transporter TrkA — MNIIIVGAGDIGFSLAKRLAYEKHNISIIESEQERFKYVEQALDAQVLLGHGADFKLLHQAGVEHADLLIAVSDQDEVNIMAAMAAKEAGCKKTLARVSNPQYLSSKAYLNADKLGIDTLLHPESIVAKGAVRLLRQSAASDIIEFADGQLVLLGIHLDANCPILRLPLREISAQYSQFPFRITAIQRKDFTKIPGGDDILMPNDHIFVVLDRENIPQLLKMVGKHNISLERIMILGGGQIGYLIANELEDNHQVKIVESNVEKSYTLAERLDRSMVIHGDGRDINLLALEGIIDMDAFIAVTGDDETNIITCLMAKHLRVPRIISLINKPDYAPIIPTIGIDAFVSKQSLVVSGILKFIRQGEIVSIASIPGVEAEIIELIAQPGSKITKKPILKIAFPQNALLGGVIRGDQIIIPTGNTQIVAGDKVVVFALPGAVKKVEKLFS; from the coding sequence GTGAATATTATCATCGTTGGCGCAGGAGATATTGGCTTTTCGCTGGCCAAACGTCTGGCATACGAAAAACACAATATTTCCATTATCGAGTCGGAGCAAGAACGTTTCAAATATGTGGAGCAGGCTCTGGATGCCCAGGTATTATTGGGTCACGGAGCTGATTTCAAACTGCTCCACCAGGCAGGGGTAGAACACGCCGATTTGCTGATTGCCGTCTCCGATCAGGATGAGGTTAACATCATGGCGGCCATGGCGGCCAAAGAGGCGGGTTGCAAAAAAACCCTGGCCCGCGTGAGTAATCCACAATACTTAAGCTCCAAAGCCTATTTAAATGCTGACAAACTGGGCATTGATACCTTGCTGCATCCAGAGTCTATTGTGGCCAAAGGCGCCGTGCGTCTGCTCAGACAAAGCGCAGCCAGCGACATTATTGAATTTGCCGACGGACAGCTGGTGCTGCTGGGCATCCATCTGGATGCCAACTGCCCGATTTTACGTCTGCCTTTGCGAGAAATAAGCGCGCAGTATTCGCAATTTCCCTTCCGGATTACGGCCATTCAACGCAAAGATTTTACCAAAATACCCGGCGGCGATGATATTTTGATGCCTAACGATCATATATTTGTTGTGCTGGATCGTGAGAATATTCCTCAATTGTTGAAAATGGTGGGTAAGCATAATATTTCGCTGGAGCGGATAATGATTTTAGGTGGCGGCCAGATCGGCTACCTGATCGCCAACGAACTTGAGGACAACCACCAGGTCAAAATTGTTGAATCGAATGTTGAAAAATCGTACACCCTTGCCGAACGCCTCGACCGTTCCATGGTCATCCACGGCGACGGCCGTGATATTAACCTGCTGGCGCTGGAAGGCATTATTGATATGGACGCTTTTATTGCCGTGACCGGCGACGACGAAACCAACATTATCACCTGCCTGATGGCCAAACACCTGCGTGTGCCGCGTATCATTTCTTTAATTAATAAACCGGATTATGCGCCCATCATTCCGACCATTGGCATCGACGCTTTTGTGTCCAAACAATCGTTGGTGGTCAGCGGCATATTAAAATTCATCCGCCAGGGCGAAATCGTCAGTATTGCCTCCATCCCCGGTGTGGAGGCTGAGATCATTGAATTGATTGCCCAACCCGGCTCAAAGATCACGAAAAAGCCCATATTAAAAATCGCTTTTCCGCAAAATGCCCTGTTGGGCGGCGTTATTCGCGGGGATCAGATCATCATCCCCACCGGAAACACGCAGATTGTGGCCGGGGATAAGGTGGTGGTGTTTGCTCTCCCCGGGGCTGTTAAAAAAGTAGAAAAACTTTTCAGTTAG
- the ltaE gene encoding low-specificity L-threonine aldolase has translation MEFVDLRSDTLTRPDEGMRQAMASAEVGDDVFGEDPTVNLLQEKIAELTGKKAALFVASGTMGNQVSINAHTQPGDEVICEERAHIFNYESGSPAMLSGVQLRPLPGKYGVLNVEEVEEAIRPADHHFPQTRLISLENTHNRWGGTIYPLDEIKKMHKLAKKYKLKMHLDGARLWNASIATGITIKEFSRYFDSVSLCFSKGLGAPVGSVIAGDEDFIERAHRYRKAYGGGMRQAGILAAAAIYAIEHNWQRMADDHRRARTLAEAINEMPGLVVNLQTVQTNIVIVDTSLTGRSSAEIASRLLEEGVKVIAFAPTRLRVVTHLHIDDQAIERAIEAFKNVSKNL, from the coding sequence ATGGAATTTGTAGATCTACGCAGCGATACGCTCACAAGACCGGACGAAGGCATGCGTCAGGCCATGGCATCGGCCGAAGTCGGGGATGATGTATTTGGCGAGGACCCGACTGTCAATCTTTTACAGGAAAAAATTGCAGAACTTACCGGTAAAAAAGCGGCCCTTTTTGTAGCCAGCGGAACCATGGGCAATCAAGTTTCCATTAATGCCCACACCCAGCCCGGCGATGAGGTTATTTGCGAAGAACGGGCGCACATCTTTAATTACGAAAGCGGTTCTCCCGCCATGCTCTCCGGAGTTCAGCTCCGTCCGCTTCCCGGGAAATACGGCGTATTAAATGTGGAAGAGGTTGAAGAAGCCATTCGTCCTGCAGACCATCACTTCCCGCAAACGCGTTTGATTTCTCTGGAGAATACGCACAACCGCTGGGGCGGCACCATTTATCCTCTGGACGAAATCAAGAAAATGCACAAACTGGCCAAAAAATATAAATTAAAAATGCATCTGGACGGCGCTCGTCTGTGGAACGCCTCCATCGCAACCGGCATTACCATTAAAGAATTTTCCAGATATTTTGATTCGGTTTCGCTTTGTTTTTCTAAAGGACTGGGAGCGCCAGTGGGCTCGGTTATTGCAGGCGACGAAGATTTTATCGAACGCGCCCATCGTTACCGCAAGGCTTACGGGGGCGGAATGCGTCAGGCGGGCATCCTGGCGGCGGCGGCCATTTACGCCATTGAACATAACTGGCAACGTATGGCCGACGACCACCGACGGGCGCGCACCCTGGCCGAAGCCATTAACGAGATGCCCGGCCTGGTGGTCAATTTACAAACCGTTCAGACTAACATCGTTATTGTAGATACCAGTTTAACGGGACGTTCTTCCGCCGAAATAGCCAGCCGGTTATTGGAAGAAGGCGTTAAAGTAATTGCCTTTGCCCCCACGCGCCTGCGAGTTGTTACGCATTTACATATTGATGATCAGGCCATCGAGCGAGCCATTGAGGCATTTAAAAACGTCAGTAAAAACCTTTAA
- a CDS encoding DNA methyltransferase, translating into MLSEEQRRQIITALSEGKAIPQELQSLLFHDPAKEFELVYRNKISEEALLANRDGVLPAALQVDRVYAPDGEVELESWKNLIVFGDNLSFLKSVYRNQHPLIKDRIKGRVKLIYIDPPFATGERYDANKGQRAYSARRVGSDFIEFLRRRLVLAREILAEDGVMVVRNAYNYGHYVKIILDEIFSIDRFINEIIINRKRKSMGSLKKYEVAYEYLYVYSRSDRYFFENQLAKKPLSRIKWTSFLSQEERNPRERRVLGLTFLPPAGQHFSLNQAKTEQLLKEHYLRVKHKPSGAIFYYSQSGNDDAFYKTISTKGVNKFKYQDITTQTEVFGVREIREIPRFKTAPVEEFKIEYLTRDEEKITNDWRDIPSYTDTSGYPTENSEQLLARVIRSFTKEGDLIMDFFAGSGTTAVVAEKLNRQWIAVDMGKLAYFTMQKRLLQIYDSKDAQNRNKKFRRKARSFLTCRALSPPPDNRLKLDPQVYRQFVSTVFNITLQPFRWNGIEFDGKLDDSPALIFDDTKSAGQSIDIPYLRDLSKKLQSNSPAAIYIIVPELYLEMDSDSFHSDGITFYFFKIPDQILTQLGAFPSQNGQPNQNRKKNHDFEEAIGFHLNLPPQVKSKIESEGTARRLFIKSFKSRGRHAQKKQVWCGLGALSAVFIDRDYNGRWFTFDLTFFAEELFPFLKTAGKNREEINKRFAELNDSGLQIELGDIPSGKTVGIIYTDIHGNFFREQFTL; encoded by the coding sequence ATGCTCTCTGAAGAACAGCGGCGACAAATTATCACGGCTCTTTCCGAAGGCAAGGCCATTCCCCAGGAGCTTCAATCTTTACTATTTCACGATCCTGCAAAAGAGTTTGAACTGGTTTATCGCAATAAAATAAGCGAGGAGGCGCTTTTAGCGAATCGGGACGGGGTGCTTCCCGCGGCGCTGCAGGTAGATCGTGTTTACGCTCCGGACGGGGAGGTGGAATTAGAGAGCTGGAAAAACCTGATTGTGTTTGGCGACAACCTATCTTTTCTTAAAAGCGTTTACAGAAATCAACATCCATTGATTAAAGACAGGATCAAAGGCAGAGTTAAGCTGATTTACATCGATCCGCCGTTTGCCACCGGCGAGCGCTACGACGCCAACAAAGGGCAGCGCGCCTACAGCGCCCGCAGAGTCGGATCGGACTTTATCGAATTTTTACGCAGAAGATTGGTTCTGGCCCGTGAAATTCTTGCCGAGGACGGCGTAATGGTGGTGCGCAATGCTTACAATTACGGACATTATGTTAAAATTATTCTGGATGAAATTTTTTCCATCGATCGTTTTATCAACGAGATCATTATCAACCGCAAACGAAAAAGCATGGGTAGCCTTAAAAAATACGAAGTGGCCTACGAATACCTTTACGTTTATTCCAGATCCGATCGTTATTTTTTTGAGAATCAGCTGGCTAAAAAACCGCTTTCCAGAATCAAATGGACCAGCTTTTTGAGTCAGGAAGAGCGCAATCCCAGAGAACGACGGGTTTTGGGATTAACCTTTTTACCGCCCGCCGGACAGCATTTTTCACTGAATCAGGCCAAAACCGAACAATTACTAAAGGAGCATTATTTACGCGTTAAACACAAGCCAAGCGGCGCCATCTTCTATTATTCGCAAAGCGGCAACGACGACGCCTTTTACAAAACGATTTCCACTAAAGGCGTGAATAAATTCAAATATCAGGACATCACCACGCAAACGGAAGTCTTTGGCGTCCGCGAGATTCGAGAGATTCCCCGTTTTAAAACGGCGCCTGTTGAAGAGTTTAAAATCGAATATTTGACCAGAGACGAAGAAAAAATCACCAACGACTGGCGCGACATTCCATCATACACCGATACCAGCGGCTACCCCACAGAGAATTCCGAACAATTACTGGCCAGAGTGATTCGCTCTTTCACAAAAGAAGGCGATTTAATAATGGATTTTTTCGCCGGTTCCGGAACCACTGCCGTTGTGGCTGAAAAACTTAACCGTCAGTGGATTGCCGTTGACATGGGCAAACTGGCCTATTTTACCATGCAAAAACGTCTGCTTCAAATTTATGATTCAAAGGACGCGCAAAACAGAAACAAAAAATTTAGACGAAAGGCGCGTAGTTTTTTAACCTGTCGTGCGCTGTCACCGCCTCCTGATAATCGCTTGAAGCTTGATCCACAAGTCTACCGCCAGTTTGTTTCTACTGTTTTCAATATCACTTTACAACCCTTTCGATGGAACGGCATCGAATTTGACGGAAAGCTGGATGATTCGCCGGCGTTAATTTTCGACGACACAAAATCGGCTGGACAATCCATCGATATCCCCTATCTGCGCGACCTGAGTAAAAAATTACAATCCAACAGTCCGGCTGCCATCTACATTATTGTGCCAGAGCTTTATCTCGAAATGGATTCTGATTCTTTTCACAGCGATGGAATAACTTTTTATTTTTTTAAAATTCCTGATCAAATCCTTACGCAGTTAGGCGCATTCCCTTCGCAAAACGGGCAGCCCAATCAGAACAGAAAGAAGAACCACGATTTTGAGGAGGCGATCGGCTTTCATTTAAATCTGCCCCCACAGGTAAAATCAAAAATAGAATCGGAGGGGACTGCGCGCCGGCTTTTCATCAAATCTTTTAAAAGCCGCGGCCGTCACGCACAAAAAAAACAGGTCTGGTGCGGATTGGGCGCCCTGTCGGCCGTGTTTATCGATCGAGATTACAATGGCAGGTGGTTTACCTTTGATTTGACTTTTTTTGCGGAAGAACTCTTTCCTTTTTTGAAAACAGCCGGCAAAAACCGGGAAGAGATCAACAAGCGCTTTGCCGAATTAAATGACAGCGGCCTGCAAATAGAACTGGGAGACATCCCTTCCGGCAAAACAGTTGGGATCATTTACACCGATATCCACGGGAATTTTTTCAGGGAACAATTTACATTGTGA
- a CDS encoding NADP-dependent isocitrate dehydrogenase: MKPFKIYWTKTDEAPYLASFALLPVIKAFTKGTGIEIETKDISLAGRIIATFPDKLREEQKITDDLKELGELTQNPDANIIKLPNISASVPQLQDAIKELQQQGYDIPDYPEEPKTEEEKAIQARFSKVLGSAVNPVLREGNSDRRPAPAVKQFAKKNPHKLMKPWPKEGSKTRVGHMEKGDFYGSEKSITMEKAAQTRIEFVDKSGKITVLKESLPLEEKEVVDAAVMSVRELRKFFEEKIEEAKKDDVLLSLHLKATMMKVSDPIMFGHAVEVYYKEALEKHAETLKSIGLNVNNGLADVLQKLEKLPPEKRAEIEADINAVYQKRPDLAMVDSDKGITNLHVPNNVIIDASMPVVIRDGGKMWNKNGQLQDTLAMIPDRSYATIYQTVIEDCKRHGQFDPATMGNVSNIGLMAKKAEEYGSHDKTFEAQGDGVIRCVDEKGSVLLEQPVEKGDIFRMCQTKDVAIEDWVKLAVKRARITGNPAIFWLDDRRAHDAQLIQKVQRYLKNHDTSGLDIRIMRPVDAMKFTLERVRQGKDTISVTGNVLRDYLTDLFPILELGTSARMLSIVPLLKGGGLFETGAGGSAPKHVQQFVAEGHLRWDSLGEYCALVPSFEMIHEKTGNEKIAVLAETLDQAISHYLENGKMPSRRVNELDNRGSTFYLAMYWARALASQDKDPWLKERFTPVAEALEQNEAKINEEMLAAQGHPVDIGGYYKPDETIVEREMRPSPTFNAIIDALL, from the coding sequence ATGAAACCATTCAAAATTTACTGGACCAAAACGGATGAAGCGCCCTACCTGGCCAGCTTTGCATTGTTGCCGGTTATTAAAGCTTTTACAAAAGGAACCGGCATTGAAATTGAAACGAAAGATATTTCGCTGGCCGGAAGAATTATTGCCACCTTCCCTGATAAACTGAGGGAAGAGCAAAAAATAACCGACGATTTGAAGGAACTGGGGGAGTTAACGCAGAATCCTGATGCCAACATCATTAAATTACCCAATATCAGCGCTTCTGTTCCGCAACTTCAGGATGCCATTAAAGAACTACAGCAACAAGGTTATGACATACCGGACTATCCTGAAGAGCCTAAAACAGAAGAAGAAAAAGCAATACAGGCTCGCTTTTCTAAAGTATTGGGCTCGGCTGTTAATCCCGTACTGCGCGAAGGCAACTCCGACCGGCGTCCTGCGCCTGCCGTAAAGCAATTTGCCAAAAAAAATCCGCACAAATTAATGAAGCCCTGGCCGAAAGAAGGCTCCAAAACGCGTGTCGGTCACATGGAAAAAGGGGATTTTTACGGCAGTGAAAAATCCATTACCATGGAAAAAGCCGCCCAAACGCGCATTGAATTTGTTGATAAAAGCGGTAAGATAACCGTTCTTAAAGAATCGCTACCGCTTGAGGAAAAAGAGGTGGTCGATGCGGCGGTAATGAGCGTACGTGAATTGCGTAAGTTTTTCGAAGAAAAAATTGAAGAAGCTAAAAAAGACGATGTGCTGCTTTCTTTGCACCTCAAGGCTACCATGATGAAAGTTTCCGATCCCATCATGTTTGGCCATGCGGTTGAGGTATATTACAAAGAAGCTCTGGAAAAACATGCCGAAACTCTGAAATCCATTGGCCTAAACGTCAACAATGGGCTGGCCGACGTTTTACAGAAACTGGAAAAATTGCCGCCAGAAAAACGAGCGGAAATTGAAGCAGATATTAATGCTGTTTACCAAAAACGACCTGATCTGGCCATGGTAGATAGCGATAAAGGCATTACCAATTTACATGTGCCCAATAACGTGATCATCGACGCCTCGATGCCCGTGGTCATCCGCGATGGCGGCAAAATGTGGAATAAAAACGGGCAGCTGCAGGATACGCTGGCCATGATTCCCGATCGCAGCTACGCCACCATTTATCAGACGGTCATTGAAGATTGTAAACGACATGGACAGTTCGATCCGGCTACCATGGGCAATGTATCTAATATCGGCCTGATGGCTAAAAAGGCTGAAGAGTACGGCTCGCACGATAAAACATTTGAAGCGCAGGGCGATGGAGTCATCCGCTGCGTGGACGAAAAGGGCAGCGTTTTACTGGAACAACCGGTAGAAAAAGGCGATATCTTTCGCATGTGCCAGACTAAAGACGTGGCCATTGAAGACTGGGTTAAACTGGCGGTAAAACGGGCGCGCATTACCGGAAACCCGGCGATTTTCTGGTTAGATGACCGCCGCGCGCACGATGCCCAGCTTATCCAGAAGGTGCAACGTTATCTGAAAAACCACGATACCAGCGGTCTTGATATCCGCATTATGCGGCCGGTGGACGCCATGAAGTTTACGCTGGAACGCGTTCGACAGGGAAAAGACACCATTTCGGTAACCGGCAACGTACTGCGTGATTATCTGACCGATCTGTTTCCCATTCTGGAATTGGGCACCAGCGCGCGCATGTTGTCCATCGTGCCCTTGCTAAAAGGCGGAGGATTATTTGAAACCGGCGCCGGCGGCTCCGCTCCTAAACATGTGCAGCAATTCGTCGCCGAAGGCCATTTGCGCTGGGATTCTCTTGGCGAATATTGCGCATTGGTTCCTTCGTTCGAAATGATTCACGAAAAAACAGGCAATGAAAAGATTGCCGTACTGGCCGAAACTCTGGATCAGGCCATCAGCCACTATCTGGAAAACGGGAAGATGCCCTCGCGCAGGGTGAATGAACTGGATAATCGCGGCAGTACCTTTTACCTGGCCATGTACTGGGCGCGCGCTCTGGCCAGCCAGGATAAAGACCCCTGGTTAAAAGAACGCTTTACGCCAGTGGCCGAAGCGCTGGAACAAAATGAAGCCAAAATCAATGAAGAGATGTTAGCCGCTCAGGGACATCCGGTTGATATTGGCGGCTATTACAAACCGGACGAAACAATCGTTGAAAGAGAAATGCGGCCCAGTCCGACCTTCAATGCCATCATTGACGCGCTTTTGTAA